In Mangifera indica cultivar Alphonso chromosome 14, CATAS_Mindica_2.1, whole genome shotgun sequence, the DNA window GTCAAATTTTATTGGCTCCCCAACAACTATGTTAATGTGCTTATTACACAATGGAAATGGAGCCCTTCGACCAAACATAAAGTTTTCAGGCATCACCTGTGAAATCATGAAGTgtaaaataaaccaaatcaagGAATAATTACACATGCACCAAAGTGATATTTTAGAGCTTTTGATACTACATGCCTCTAGATAAATTATTCATAAGCAATTATACAAATTCACTCCTTGATTGAGAGaacttaataattattttttaaccatcaaaATGGACAGAGTTTAAGGAAAAAGCATTACCTCTTGAAAACCATGATGAACAATTGGCACAACTATTGGAGTAACTGGTGCACGATCAATAAGACTAGCAGTTCCCCATTTCAACCGCCGAATTGGTGCATCTTCTTGTGACACTTTTCCTTCAGGAAAAGTATGTAACTGCCCATAAGggatatgaaattaaaaataacctcAGAACAGCTACAAATTTGTTATTCTCAAACAAAAAaggattaaagaaaaaagattatcaCAAGTGTAAAATCTACAACAAATCAATCCATAGACTGTTAAAACAACTTAAACATTGTGAGGAACCcataatattaaacaaacaTGAACCTTTTATATCAATATACACCAACAGActataaaacaaattttgttttaacacCAGCTAATGACCTTTTTCTAACACAAATTATGATGGTAACAAATGTGAAGTACaggaaaacaaatttttatcccagcagaagtaaaacaaaaacttaaaattcCAACCCACATCCACAAGAGGATTAAAAAAAGGATTGGAATTGTACATTTGCAATTACCCTTTCACCAAATGAAGTATGAGAAAACAGATTAAACCgtgaacaaaaaataatgaatcCCAACCATAATGAACTGACTTTCCAATCACAACACATCAACAATACAATAGTATTGCAAGGGGTAAAACGAAGAAAACCaatgaaatattttcaaaaagaatACTTAAGACATAAACATTAGGAAAAAGAGGGTcataagaataacaaaaaataaattaaaaatttcagaacAGAACAACTATTTTGaacagaatttgaaaaaaaaatcaaagaaatacaAATAGACCATATgcagtaattaaaaataaacaatatgtCAGAAAAAATGACCTAAATATTGTATGCAAATGGTAGAAAATCtacatactttttaataaattttccatGAACATTCAAAACCTCTTTGTTGAACACTTTAAACAAATCTTAATGAATCCTGCCACACCCTAGACCAAGCATTTAAACAATTGTCCTTCACCATAATCTTAcaattatatctattaataCATTTCCCCACGCCCTATTTAGTCACAACTGAACCTTTCATCCAGCAATCAGAATCACCCCAATCATATAACAGTAACAGTAAACCACCCTTACACCCCTCCATCCCAAAAGTCAGACACACAAAAACCTCCTCCCTTTTCAACGGTTGAATCTATGTAAACCtccaaaaaaaaatccaatagaAACAGTATCAAGGAAAATGAGGAGATGAAAGCAGAGATGATCATGAAtacaaataaagataaaaaaaatttgtaatattagCGTTCACCAGTTTGTAAAAACCACCGAGATCAGACTTATTCAatgattaaactaaaaaatgcGATTGGTGAAACCAAATATTCAGAACCGAAAAATAATGAtcaaccctaaaaaaattaggTGAAAGGAAACACTCCGAGATTGGGTACCAATCCAATTGATTTTACTAATAGGGTATAGTATGAGAtcaatcaa includes these proteins:
- the LOC123195703 gene encoding N-acylphosphatidylethanolamine synthase-like; the protein is GQLHTFPEGKVSQEDAPIRRLKWGTASLIDRAPVTPIVVPIVHHGFQEVMPENFMFGRRAPFPLCNKHINIVVGEPIKFDLPKMRQLAISKSRDPHLCSMGWPGSDSHGMDEAARRYLYSSISDKILTIMENLRSFGRSILK